One genomic window of Roseobacter ponti includes the following:
- the gcvP gene encoding aminomethyl-transferring glycine dehydrogenase yields the protein MVYKPTEYLPYDFANRRHIGPSPQEMARMLEVVGAPDLEALIDDTLPEAIRQKEPLDFGRPMSEREVLEHMRRTADKNRVLTSLIGQGYHGTVTPPAIQRNILENPAWYTAYTPYQPEISQGRLEALLNFQTMVSDLTGLEIANASLLDEATACAEAMTMAQRVSKSKAKAFFVDRDCHPQNIAVMKTRAAPLGIEVIVGNPAKMDASAVFGAIFQYPGTYGHVHDFTDLLSALHETGGIGIMSADPLALTLLKEPGAMGADIAVGSTQRFGVPEGYGGPHAAYMACRDALKRAMPGRIVGVSVDSHGHRAYRLSLQTREQHIRREKATSNVCTAQALLAVMASMYAVFHGPEGLRAIAQRIHRKTARLARGLEEAGFRVDPQAFFDTITVDVGPLQAAVMKSAVDEGINLRQVGETRVGISMHERCRPDTIEAVWRAFGIVKEDRDFRPDYRFPEEMLRRTEYLTHPIFHMNRAETEMMRYMRRLADRDLALDRAMIPLGSCTMKLNSAAEMMPVSWREFSLLHPFAPADQALGYRELIDDLSAKLCDITGYDAISMQPNSGAQGEYAGLLTIAAFHRARGEAHRNICLIPMSAHGTNPASAQMVGWKVVPVQSAANGDIDLEDFRTKAEKHAEQLAGCMITYPSTHGVFEETVTEVTRIVHDHGGQVYIDGANMNAMVGLSRPGDLGGDVSHLNLHKTFCIPHGGGGPGMGPIGVKEHLIPHLPGHEITGGGEGAVSAAPYGSPSLLPISWAYCLMMGGEGLTQATRVAILNANYIARRLEGAFEVLYKGPSGRVAHECIIDVRPFEQSAGVTVEDIAKRLIDCGFHAPTMSWPVAGTLMVEPTESETMAELDRFCDAMLAIRAEIAEIEKGDMDAENNPLKNAPHTVEDLVSDWDRPYSRNQGCFPPGAFRVDKYWPPVNRVDNVYGDRHLVCTCPPMEDYAEAAE from the coding sequence ATGGTGTATAAGCCCACCGAATATCTGCCCTATGATTTTGCCAACCGCCGCCACATCGGGCCGTCGCCCCAGGAGATGGCCAGGATGCTCGAAGTGGTCGGCGCGCCGGATCTGGAGGCGCTGATTGATGATACGCTGCCCGAAGCCATCCGACAGAAAGAGCCGCTGGATTTCGGCAGGCCGATGTCAGAGCGCGAAGTGCTGGAGCATATGCGGCGCACCGCGGATAAAAACCGCGTGCTGACCTCGCTCATCGGTCAGGGGTATCACGGCACGGTCACGCCGCCCGCGATCCAGCGCAATATTCTCGAAAATCCGGCCTGGTACACTGCCTATACACCTTATCAGCCCGAGATCAGCCAGGGACGGCTGGAGGCGCTGCTGAACTTTCAGACCATGGTCAGTGATCTGACGGGCCTTGAGATCGCCAATGCCTCGCTGCTCGATGAAGCCACGGCCTGTGCCGAGGCGATGACCATGGCGCAGCGGGTGTCGAAATCCAAAGCAAAGGCCTTCTTTGTGGACCGCGACTGCCATCCGCAGAACATCGCGGTGATGAAAACACGCGCTGCTCCGTTGGGGATCGAAGTGATTGTCGGCAACCCGGCGAAAATGGACGCCTCGGCGGTCTTTGGTGCGATCTTTCAGTATCCGGGCACCTATGGCCATGTGCATGATTTCACTGATCTGCTGAGTGCGCTGCATGAGACGGGTGGCATCGGCATCATGTCCGCTGATCCGCTGGCGCTGACGCTGCTCAAAGAGCCTGGTGCGATGGGCGCCGATATCGCCGTGGGGTCGACCCAGCGGTTCGGGGTGCCGGAGGGGTATGGCGGTCCGCATGCGGCCTATATGGCCTGTCGCGATGCCCTGAAACGGGCGATGCCGGGGCGCATTGTTGGTGTTTCCGTCGACAGTCACGGTCACCGCGCCTACCGATTGTCTCTGCAGACCCGCGAGCAGCATATCCGGCGCGAAAAAGCCACGTCAAACGTCTGTACAGCGCAGGCGCTGCTGGCGGTCATGGCATCGATGTATGCAGTGTTTCACGGGCCCGAGGGGCTGCGCGCCATTGCGCAACGCATTCACCGCAAGACCGCGCGGCTTGCCCGCGGGCTGGAAGAGGCCGGTTTCAGGGTCGACCCGCAGGCGTTTTTCGACACCATTACCGTGGATGTGGGCCCCTTGCAGGCGGCGGTGATGAAATCGGCGGTGGATGAGGGGATCAACCTGCGGCAGGTCGGCGAGACCCGCGTGGGCATCAGCATGCACGAGCGCTGCCGGCCCGACACCATTGAAGCAGTCTGGCGGGCCTTCGGGATCGTCAAAGAGGACCGCGATTTCAGGCCTGATTACCGCTTTCCCGAAGAGATGCTGCGCCGCACGGAATATCTCACGCATCCGATTTTCCACATGAACCGGGCCGAGACAGAGATGATGCGCTATATGCGCCGGCTGGCCGATCGCGATCTGGCGCTGGATCGTGCGATGATCCCGCTGGGGTCCTGCACCATGAAGCTCAATTCGGCGGCTGAAATGATGCCGGTCAGCTGGCGCGAGTTCTCATTGCTGCATCCTTTTGCACCGGCGGATCAGGCGCTGGGATATCGCGAACTGATCGACGATCTGAGCGCCAAACTGTGCGACATCACCGGATATGACGCAATTTCGATGCAGCCCAATTCCGGCGCCCAGGGGGAATACGCGGGACTGCTGACCATCGCGGCCTTTCACCGGGCGCGCGGAGAAGCGCATCGCAACATCTGCCTCATTCCGATGAGCGCGCATGGCACCAACCCGGCGTCGGCACAGATGGTCGGCTGGAAAGTGGTACCGGTGCAGTCAGCGGCGAACGGCGACATCGATCTGGAGGATTTCCGCACCAAGGCGGAGAAACACGCAGAGCAGCTTGCCGGGTGTATGATCACCTATCCTTCGACCCATGGGGTTTTTGAAGAAACCGTGACAGAAGTGACAAGGATCGTCCACGATCATGGCGGTCAGGTCTATATCGACGGGGCCAATATGAATGCGATGGTGGGTCTGAGCCGGCCTGGTGATCTGGGCGGAGATGTGAGCCACCTGAACCTGCACAAAACCTTCTGCATCCCGCATGGCGGCGGCGGTCCCGGCATGGGCCCGATCGGTGTTAAAGAGCACCTGATACCGCATCTGCCAGGGCATGAGATCACCGGCGGTGGCGAAGGCGCGGTTTCAGCAGCACCTTACGGTTCGCCCTCGCTGCTGCCGATCAGCTGGGCCTATTGCCTGATGATGGGCGGTGAGGGCCTGACGCAGGCCACACGGGTCGCGATCCTCAACGCTAACTATATCGCGCGGCGTCTCGAAGGTGCCTTTGAGGTCCTTTATAAGGGTCCGTCCGGCAGGGTGGCGCACGAGTGCATCATCGACGTGCGCCCTTTTGAGCAAAGCGCCGGCGTCACCGTTGAGGATATCGCCAAACGGCTGATCGATTGTGGCTTTCACGCGCCCACCATGAGCTGGCCGGTGGCCGGAACACTGATGGTCGAACCCACGGAAAGTGAAACCATGGCCGAGCTTGACCGGTTCTGCGACGCGATGCTGGCCATCAGAGCGGAGATCGCAGAAATCGAAAAAGGTGATATGGATGCGGAAAACAACCCGCTGAAAAATGCGCCTCATACCGTCGAAGATCTGGTGAGCGACTGGGACAGGCCCTACAGCCGCAATCAGGGATGTTTTCCGCCGGGTGCCTTCCGGGTTGATAAATACTGGCCACCTGTGAACCGGGTGGATAATGTTTACGGCGACAGACATCTGGTCTGCACCTGTCCGCCGATGGAGGACTATGCGGAAGCGGCAGAGTAG